The Montipora capricornis isolate CH-2021 chromosome 6, ASM3666992v2, whole genome shotgun sequence genome has a window encoding:
- the LOC138054294 gene encoding uncharacterized protein → MHNGVAETLVQVRPRYWIVKGRQTVKSIINKCVLCKKLEGRPYETPPTSQLPGFRLSDEFACTSIGVDFAGPVYVKDIYHKSDDTNKAYIVLYACASSCAVHLDVVQRLTTEAFVRSFKRFIARRGVPNLVVSDNGSTFKSEDLKKLLADHRIEWKFNVALAPC, encoded by the coding sequence ATGCACAATGGAGTGGCAGAGACCTTGGTTCAAGTTAGGCCAAGGTATTGGATTGTGAAGGGCAGACAAACGGTGAAGAGTATAATCAACAAGTGTGTATTgtgcaagaaacttgaaggtCGTCCATACGAAACGCCACCTACCTCTCAACTTCCAGGGTTCAGATTGTCCGACGAATTTGCATGTACAAGTATAGGAGTTGACTTTGCGGGCCCCGTTTATGTCAAGGACATTTATCACAAGAGTGATGATACGAACAAGGCATACATCGTGTTATACGCATGTGCCTCCAGTTGTGCAGTTCATCTCGACGTCGTCCAGAGGTTGACAACCGAAGCTTTCGTGAGAAGTTTTAAAAGGTTCATTGCCAGACGAGGTGTTCCAAATCTTGTAGTGTCAGATAATGGATCCACTTTCAAGAGCGAAGACCTGAAGAAGTTGCTAGCAGACCACCGCATAGAATGGAAATTTAATGTCGCGTTAGCTCCTTGTTGA
- the LOC138052884 gene encoding uncharacterized protein: MKGRVIIFSITGCPFCMRAKDKMQKLGLEYIDINLDTYPERRGEAKQRSGRNTVPQIFFNNKHIGGFDDFDKLTESELQELIREVEENPAPPDAPQPPLPKSVDGKDKEGDDIDFTCELDEYAQLVKDVKDSGIIKDHRKGIRFHKNSFVGKELVDWLMLSKKVDREKAIEMCRQLVERNFGHGVGKGKETEFKDDDSLYRLLEDDETTALNSGMSSLCEPRPAPEVAEELRRLILKLYSQFLSKDGKGVDYDAMGQSPEFKAYIKHTAELQRVKLEGMTREETLAFFINIYNALVIHANVVRGPPVNLWQRYKFFNTIYYVIGGFTFSLNEIENGVLRSNRKAIGAVTRPFSKSDPRLKIALPEPEPKIHFALVCGAKSCPPIKTYTASGIDEELALAAESFLEGEDGCVLNMPKNEVRLSKIFQWYKVDFGSDNEEMIRFILAHMGEGKKRGKLQELLLSGMFKVSFMKYNWDLNSKH, from the exons ATGAAGGGACGAGTCATTATTTTTTCGATCACTGGTTGCCCATTTTGTATGCGGGCTAAggataaaatgcaaaaattgggCCTAGAGTACATCGACATCAATTTGGACACTTATCCAGAGCGTCGAGGCGAAGCGAAGCAGCGATCGGGAAGGAATACAGTGCCTCAAATATTCTTCAATAACAAACACATTGGCGGATTCGACGACTTCGATAAACTG ACTGAGTCGGAACTCCAGGAGTTGATCAGGGAGGTGGAGGAGAATCCTGCCCCACCAGATGCTCCTCAGCCACCTCTCCCTAAGTCTGTTGatggaaaag ACAAGGAAGGTGATGATATTGACTTTACATGTGAACTGGATGAATATGCCCAGCTTGTTAAGGATGTAAAAGATAGTGGGATTATCAAAGACCACCGTAAAGGGATACGttttcataaaaattctttCGTTGGCAAGGAGCTTGTTGACTGGCTTATGCTTTCCAAGAAAGTTG accGGGAGAAGGCAATTGAAATGTGTCGTCAGCTGGTGGAGCGAAACTTTGGTCATGGCGTcgggaaaggaaaagaaacggAATTCAAAGATGATGACAGTTTGTATCGTCTGCTGGAAGACGATGAAACTACTGCGCTCAACTCCGGTATGAGCTCTTTATGCGAGCCTCGTCCTGCTCCTGAAGTGGCCGAAGAGCTGAGACGCCTAATCCTGAAGCTGTACAGCCAGTTTCTGTCCAAGGATGGAAAG ggAGTGGACTACGACGCCATGGGACAGAGCCCAGAATTTAAGGCCTACATAAAACACACAGCTGAATTACAGCGTGTGAAGCTCGAAGGAATGACAAGAGAAGAAACGCTTGCTTTCTTTATTAACATCTACAATGCTCTGGTCATCCACGCTAATGTTGTTCGGGGACCACCCGTCAATTTGTGGCAGAGATACAAG TTTTTCAACACCATATACTACGTGATTGGAGGTTTCACTTTTTCCCTCAACGAGATAGAAAACGGCGTTCTTCGCTCGAACCGCAAAGCCATTGGTGCCGTGACAAGACCTTTCTCGAAGAGTGACCCCAGGTTGAAAATTGCATTGCCGGAGCCGGAACCCAAGATACATTTCGCCCTCGTGTGTGGGGCGAAGAGCTGCCCTCCGATAAAGACTTACACCGCTTCG GGGATCGATGAGGAACTGGCTTTGGCTGCTGAATCGTTCTTAGAGGGAGAAGATGGATGCGTCCTTAATATGCCAAAAAATGAG GTCCGGCTGAGCAAGATTTTCCAGTGGTACAAGGTAGATTTTGGCTCCGACAACGAGGAG ATGATTCGATTTATCCTGGCTCATATGGGCGAAGGAAAAAAGAGGGGTAAATTGCAGGAGCTCTTACTCAGTGGAATGTTTAAAGTCAGCTTCATGAAGTACAACTGGGACTTAAACTCCAAACACTGA